Proteins encoded by one window of Pseudokineococcus lusitanus:
- a CDS encoding MFS transporter → MPDRDTDDLPTPDHDAVEAEGVARSARAGRQVLAGVLVATFLAALDLVAAAVAAPAAVLDLELERALAVPAAASVVGTVVAAPLAARASARGPRLLVLVLAAALLVVGGAAVALTPTPAGAAGDDVGAVLALGLGRLLAGAGAGALVVAAGAALASAVPVALQVRVQAALVLVTGVGAVLGALVGGLLVDVTAGWRVVPLLAPVLAVVALVLLRSVRARPEGGPLPETTSAPGVLRSRVVLLGAVAVGVVGGVSVAVLVDVTLLLGLEQPLLRGLLVAVGVLAGVAGVVLASAAVARLGSRPQMAQVGTLGAVLGVVGLALLLRLVGPGEGTSALPLLLLGLGLGAAVQGTGLVVSLACPPGDERRATGALGAARRLGALVGAVVVMVVPLLGDLEGTRAEPQALLDRVVVVGGALLLLACVPLLGVLPRQGEVRHPPSA, encoded by the coding sequence GTGCCCGACCGTGACACCGACGACCTGCCGACGCCCGACCACGACGCCGTGGAGGCCGAGGGGGTCGCCCGCTCCGCGCGCGCCGGCCGGCAGGTCCTGGCGGGCGTCCTCGTCGCCACCTTCCTGGCCGCCCTCGACCTCGTCGCCGCTGCCGTCGCCGCCCCCGCCGCCGTGCTCGACCTCGAGCTGGAGCGGGCTCTCGCCGTGCCCGCCGCGGCGTCGGTCGTCGGGACGGTGGTCGCCGCCCCCCTCGCCGCGCGCGCGTCCGCCCGCGGACCCCGACTCCTCGTGCTGGTCCTCGCCGCCGCGCTCCTCGTCGTCGGCGGTGCCGCCGTCGCCCTGACGCCGACGCCGGCCGGGGCCGCGGGGGACGACGTCGGTGCGGTCCTCGCGCTCGGGCTCGGTCGGCTCCTCGCCGGGGCGGGCGCGGGCGCGCTCGTCGTCGCGGCCGGTGCGGCACTGGCCTCGGCCGTTCCCGTCGCCCTGCAGGTGCGGGTCCAGGCGGCGCTGGTCCTCGTCACGGGGGTGGGCGCCGTGCTCGGCGCCCTCGTGGGCGGCCTCCTCGTCGACGTCACCGCGGGCTGGCGCGTCGTCCCCCTCCTGGCCCCGGTGCTCGCCGTCGTGGCCCTCGTCCTCCTCCGCTCCGTGCGGGCCCGCCCGGAAGGCGGTCCGCTCCCGGAGACGACCTCCGCGCCGGGCGTCCTCCGGTCCCGCGTGGTGCTGCTGGGCGCCGTGGCCGTCGGTGTCGTCGGTGGTGTGTCCGTGGCCGTGCTCGTCGACGTGACGCTGCTGCTCGGCCTCGAGCAGCCGCTCCTGCGCGGCCTGCTCGTCGCGGTCGGCGTCCTGGCGGGGGTGGCCGGCGTCGTCCTGGCGTCCGCGGCCGTCGCCCGGCTGGGGTCCCGCCCGCAGATGGCCCAGGTCGGGACCCTCGGTGCCGTCCTCGGCGTCGTCGGCCTCGCGCTGCTGCTCCGGCTCGTCGGCCCGGGGGAGGGGACGTCGGCGCTGCCGCTCCTCCTGCTCGGGCTCGGTCTCGGCGCGGCCGTGCAGGGGACCGGGCTCGTCGTGTCCCTCGCCTGCCCCCCGGGCGACGAGCGGCGGGCCACGGGCGCCCTCGGCGCGGCCCGTCGCCTCGGCGCCCTCGTCGGTGCCGTCGTCGTCATGGTCGTCCCCCTCCTCGGCGACCTCGAGGGCACCAGGGCGGAGCCGCAGGCGCTCCTGGACCGCGTCGTCGTGGTCGGCGGCGCGCTCCTGCTGCTCGCCTGTGTGCCGCTGCTCGGCGTGCTGCCCCGCCAGGGCGAGGTGCGGCACCCGCCGTCGGCCTGA
- a CDS encoding isocitrate lyase/PEP mutase family protein: MDISAKGAELRRLHHDPELLVLVNVWDAVSATVVAGEPQTKALATAGHSIASTFGYADGEQIPLDLSLALVERIVLAAGDLPVSADLDGGFGDARETARRAIGVGVVGANVEDRLRPLDESVRVMADVVAAAEAEGVPFALNARTDALARGGDRPRDVVLADAVERGKAYLDVGATTVFVPGPLDDEAVQHLVAAFGPQRLSVIGFPGVPDQGRLAELGVARVTYGPLTQRVALTALQDAARGIYAGGGIPEGTRPLN, encoded by the coding sequence ATGGACATCTCCGCGAAGGGCGCCGAGCTCCGGCGCCTGCACCACGACCCCGAGCTGCTCGTCCTCGTCAACGTGTGGGACGCCGTGAGCGCCACCGTCGTCGCGGGCGAGCCGCAGACGAAGGCCCTGGCCACGGCCGGCCACTCCATCGCCTCGACCTTCGGGTACGCCGACGGGGAGCAGATCCCGCTCGACCTGTCGCTCGCGCTCGTGGAGCGCATCGTGCTCGCGGCGGGCGACCTCCCCGTCAGCGCCGACCTCGACGGCGGCTTCGGCGACGCCCGCGAGACCGCGCGCCGCGCCATCGGCGTCGGTGTCGTCGGCGCCAACGTCGAGGACCGGCTCCGCCCGCTCGACGAGTCGGTGAGGGTCATGGCGGACGTCGTCGCCGCCGCCGAGGCGGAGGGCGTGCCCTTCGCGCTCAACGCGCGGACCGACGCCCTCGCGCGCGGGGGCGACCGTCCCCGCGACGTCGTCCTCGCCGACGCCGTCGAGCGCGGCAAGGCCTACCTCGACGTCGGCGCCACCACCGTCTTCGTGCCCGGCCCGCTCGACGACGAGGCCGTCCAGCACCTCGTGGCCGCGTTCGGGCCCCAGCGCCTGTCGGTCATCGGCTTCCCGGGCGTGCCGGACCAGGGCCGCCTCGCCGAGCTCGGCGTCGCCCGGGTCACCTACGGCCCGCTGACCCAGCGGGTCGCCCTCACCGCCCTCCAGGACGCCGCCCGCGGGATCTACGCCGGCGGTGGCATCCCCGAGGGGACCAGGCCCCTGAACTGA
- the efeU gene encoding iron uptake transporter permease EfeU — MTANLLIGLREGLEASLVVGLLVAALVRAGRRDALPAVAGGVVLAVLLSAGLGAVLELTSRDMTFRQQELFGGSLSILSVGLVTWMVLWMRRVARDLRADLGARVGSALAVGPLAVGLVALLAVGREGLETALFLWAAARATGSGPAPLAGAAVGLAVAAVLGYLVYRGALRIDLRRFFTWSGAALVVVAGGVLAYGVHDLQEAAVLPGLTTLAFDVSGAVPPSSWYGVLLKGTVGFTPATTWLQAVAWLLYVVPMLLVVLRPGGPPRRARAAGPRAVAPAA, encoded by the coding sequence GTGACCGCCAACCTGCTCATCGGCCTGCGCGAGGGCCTCGAGGCCTCGCTCGTCGTCGGCCTGCTCGTCGCGGCGCTCGTGCGCGCCGGCCGTCGCGACGCCCTGCCCGCCGTCGCGGGCGGCGTCGTGCTCGCCGTCCTCCTCAGCGCGGGCCTCGGCGCCGTGCTCGAGCTGACCTCCCGCGACATGACGTTCCGGCAGCAGGAGCTCTTCGGCGGCTCGCTGTCGATCCTGTCCGTGGGTCTCGTGACGTGGATGGTCCTGTGGATGCGACGGGTCGCCCGCGACCTCCGCGCGGACCTCGGCGCCCGGGTGGGGTCGGCCCTCGCCGTCGGCCCGCTGGCGGTCGGCCTCGTCGCGCTGCTCGCCGTCGGGCGGGAGGGCCTCGAGACGGCCCTCTTCCTCTGGGCGGCGGCGCGGGCCACCGGCTCGGGCCCGGCGCCGCTGGCCGGGGCGGCCGTGGGCCTCGCCGTCGCCGCCGTCCTCGGGTACCTGGTCTACCGCGGCGCGCTCCGGATCGACCTGCGCCGCTTCTTCACGTGGTCCGGGGCAGCCCTCGTCGTCGTCGCCGGGGGCGTCCTCGCCTACGGCGTGCACGACCTCCAGGAGGCCGCGGTGCTGCCGGGCCTCACCACGCTCGCCTTCGACGTCAGCGGCGCCGTCCCGCCGAGCAGCTGGTACGGGGTCCTGCTCAAGGGGACCGTCGGCTTCACCCCCGCCACCACCTGGCTGCAGGCCGTGGCCTGGCTCCTCTACGTCGTCCCGATGCTCCTCGTCGTCCTGCGCCCGGGCGGTCCGCCGCGCCGGGCCCGTGCCGCCGGGCCCCGCGCCGTCGCGCCGGCCGCCTGA
- the efeO gene encoding iron uptake system protein EfeO, with translation MHRTRPALPAAAVVGLLVAAVAGCATDPVPAAGGGTADGPVVVTAGDDTCEVSRTDLTAGISTFAITNTGSDVTEVYVYDGDRVVTEKENIGPGTAYDLTVDLGEGTYQVACKPGMVGDGIRSDLVVAPAAATAADDPAAERAVEEYRAFVQEQADAAVPLVTALADAVRAGDAETARALYAPSRLPWERVEPVAEAFGDLDPRMDAREADLAPGDDFTGWHRLEKALWTGEDLAPLAPVADQLVADVTELAGRVPEAVITPTSVGNGAKALLDEVATGKITGEEEAFSHTDLVDVEGNVDGAERALDVLRPLAAEEDPDLVAELDARFADLHAALEPHRRGEGWVSYDTLDDAQRRDLSRAVDAVSEPLSGLAAAASR, from the coding sequence GTGCACCGCACCCGCCCCGCCCTGCCCGCCGCCGCCGTCGTGGGGCTGCTCGTCGCCGCCGTCGCCGGCTGCGCCACCGACCCCGTGCCCGCCGCGGGCGGGGGGACGGCCGACGGACCCGTCGTCGTCACCGCGGGGGACGACACCTGCGAGGTGTCGCGGACGGACCTGACCGCGGGCATCAGCACCTTCGCGATCACCAACACCGGCTCGGACGTCACGGAGGTCTACGTCTACGACGGCGACCGTGTCGTCACGGAGAAGGAGAACATCGGGCCCGGCACCGCCTACGACCTGACGGTCGACCTGGGCGAGGGCACCTACCAGGTGGCCTGCAAGCCGGGCATGGTCGGCGACGGCATCCGCTCCGACCTCGTCGTCGCCCCCGCCGCCGCGACGGCGGCCGACGACCCCGCCGCCGAGCGGGCGGTCGAGGAGTACCGGGCGTTCGTGCAGGAGCAGGCCGACGCCGCGGTGCCGCTCGTCACCGCGCTGGCCGACGCCGTCCGGGCGGGCGACGCGGAGACCGCGCGGGCCCTGTACGCGCCCTCCCGGCTGCCCTGGGAGCGCGTCGAGCCGGTGGCCGAGGCCTTCGGCGACCTCGACCCGCGGATGGACGCCCGCGAGGCCGACCTCGCGCCGGGCGACGACTTCACCGGGTGGCACCGTCTCGAGAAGGCGCTCTGGACGGGCGAGGACCTCGCGCCGCTGGCGCCGGTGGCCGACCAGCTCGTCGCCGACGTCACCGAGCTGGCCGGCCGCGTGCCCGAGGCCGTCATCACGCCCACCTCCGTCGGCAACGGCGCCAAGGCGCTGCTCGACGAGGTGGCGACGGGGAAGATCACCGGCGAGGAGGAGGCGTTCTCGCACACCGACCTCGTCGACGTCGAGGGCAACGTCGACGGCGCCGAGCGCGCCCTCGACGTCCTGCGCCCGCTGGCCGCCGAGGAGGACCCCGACCTCGTCGCCGAGCTCGACGCCCGGTTCGCGGACCTGCACGCCGCCCTCGAGCCCCATCGCCGCGGTGAGGGCTGGGTGTCCTACGACACCCTCGACGACGCCCAGCGGCGCGACCTCAGCCGGGCCGTCGACGCGGTGTCCGAGCCGCTCTCCGGGCTCGCGGCCGCGGCGTCCCGGTGA
- the efeB gene encoding iron uptake transporter deferrochelatase/peroxidase subunit → MTTDDAAAGPSRRRLLVGLGVAAGVAVGAGADRAAVALGRDPAASGTGDVVPFEGAHQAGVTTPVQAHLHLAALDVVTDRREEVADLLDRWTAAARALVAGRAVGEHGAVDGDPLAPPEDTGEAVGLPPARLTLTVGVGPSLFDDRFGLAARRPAALAELPPFAGDALDPARCGGDLVVQACADDPQVAVHAVRTLVRLAAGTAAVRWAQLGFGRASSTDPSVPTPRNLFGFKDGTANPDGRDAAAMAEHVWVGEDDDPAGAWLAGGSYLVARRVEMHVETWDRSPLAEQEQVVGRSKGEGAPLGLAREHDVLDATAVAGLPATSHVALAHPSRHGGAQMLRRGYSYVDGADGLGHLQAGLVFLAYQRDPRRAFVPVQEALSRDDAMNEYVRHTGSGVWAVLPGVGPGGRWGSTLLG, encoded by the coding sequence GTGACGACGGACGACGCGGCCGCCGGGCCCAGCCGCCGGCGGCTGCTCGTCGGGCTCGGCGTGGCCGCGGGCGTGGCCGTCGGTGCGGGGGCCGACCGGGCGGCGGTCGCGCTCGGCCGCGACCCGGCGGCGTCGGGGACCGGCGACGTCGTGCCCTTCGAGGGCGCCCACCAGGCGGGCGTCACGACCCCCGTGCAGGCGCATCTGCACCTGGCGGCCCTCGACGTGGTGACCGACCGGCGCGAGGAGGTCGCCGACCTCCTCGACCGCTGGACGGCCGCGGCGCGGGCGCTCGTCGCGGGGCGCGCCGTCGGCGAGCACGGCGCGGTCGACGGCGACCCCCTGGCCCCGCCGGAGGACACGGGCGAGGCGGTGGGCCTGCCGCCCGCGCGCCTCACCCTCACCGTGGGCGTGGGGCCGTCCCTCTTCGACGACCGCTTCGGCCTCGCCGCGCGGCGTCCCGCCGCGCTGGCCGAGCTCCCGCCCTTCGCCGGCGACGCCCTCGACCCGGCGCGCTGCGGCGGGGACCTCGTGGTGCAGGCGTGCGCGGACGACCCGCAGGTCGCCGTCCACGCCGTCCGCACCCTCGTCCGGCTGGCGGCGGGGACGGCCGCCGTGCGCTGGGCCCAGCTCGGCTTCGGCCGCGCGTCCAGCACGGACCCCAGCGTCCCGACGCCGCGCAACCTCTTCGGCTTCAAGGACGGCACCGCGAACCCGGACGGGCGTGACGCCGCGGCCATGGCGGAGCACGTGTGGGTGGGGGAGGACGACGACCCGGCGGGCGCCTGGCTGGCGGGCGGCAGCTACCTCGTGGCCCGGCGGGTCGAGATGCACGTCGAGACGTGGGACCGCTCGCCGCTCGCCGAGCAGGAGCAGGTCGTCGGCCGGAGCAAGGGGGAGGGGGCGCCGCTGGGGCTCGCCCGCGAGCACGACGTCCTCGACGCGACGGCGGTGGCCGGGCTCCCCGCGACGTCGCACGTCGCGCTGGCCCACCCGAGCCGGCACGGCGGTGCGCAGATGCTCCGGCGCGGCTACAGCTACGTCGACGGGGCCGACGGGCTCGGCCACCTGCAGGCCGGCCTCGTCTTCCTGGCCTACCAGCGCGACCCGCGGCGGGCCTTCGTGCCGGTCCAGGAGGCGCTGTCGCGCGACGACGCCATGAACGAGTACGTGCGCCACACCGGCTCCGGGGTGTGGGCGGTCCTGCCGGGCGTCGGGCCCGGCGGTCGGTGGGGCAGCACGCTCCTGGGCTGA
- a CDS encoding bifunctional FO biosynthesis protein CofGH — protein MTSLPPPTAPPTPQQLRRALARARDGKALDAGEAEVLLHARGDDLLALQEVASRVRDAAMERAGRPGVVTYSRKVFVPLTRLCRDRCHYCTFVTVPHRLPAAYLSPDEVLAIAREGAAQGCREVLLTLGDRPEDRWPAAREWLDAHGYDDTLSYVRAMSVRILEETGLLPHLNPGVMSWSELQRLKPVAPSMGMMLETTATRLWSEPGGPHFGSPDKEPAVRLRVLEDAGRVGVPFTTGILVGIGETPAERVDALLAIRRVAREYGGVQEVIVQNFRAKEATAMQAAPDLDRDTYLATLAVARVLLGPTVTLQAPPNLSDPGDVAALLASGVDDWGGVSPVTPDHVNPERPWPHLDDLERWTADAGLGLAQRLTVHPRFVRGALERDEAWLDPRLHPHVRALADPATGLADPSTQPVGLAWQEPDGGLAATGAGSGRTGLHVEVDTTGRTDDRRGDFDEVYGDWSAVAERVPAQDRRGGTSSTPPRLDGEVAAALRAAERDPAGCSDDQYLALVTADGAALDALAALADGLRRDTVGDDVTYVVNRNINFTNVCYVGCRFCAFAQRKTDADAYTLSLEQISERTREARDVWGATEVCLQGGISPDLGPTAYVDIVRAVKDAVPDMHVHAFSPMEVATASAKRGISVRAWLEEVQEAGLGSIPGTAAEILDDEVRWVLTKGKLPTAAWLDVVATAHSLGIPSSSTMMYGHVDAPRHWVAHLRTLAALQDRTGGLTEFVPLPFVHTSSPVYLAGLARPGPTLRDNRAVHALARVMLHGRVDHVQTSWVKLGVEGTRAMLTGGADDLGGTLMEETISRMAGSEHGSAKSVAEITEIAAGVGRPVRERTTTYGAVPVRRPV, from the coding sequence GTGACGTCGCTCCCCCCGCCGACCGCCCCGCCGACGCCGCAGCAGCTGCGCCGCGCGCTCGCCCGGGCCCGGGACGGCAAGGCGCTCGACGCGGGCGAGGCCGAGGTGCTGCTGCACGCCCGCGGCGACGACCTCCTCGCGCTGCAGGAGGTGGCCTCCCGCGTCCGCGACGCCGCCATGGAGCGCGCGGGCCGGCCCGGCGTCGTCACGTACTCGCGCAAGGTCTTCGTGCCGCTGACCCGGCTCTGCCGGGACCGGTGCCACTACTGCACCTTCGTCACCGTGCCGCACCGGCTGCCGGCGGCGTACCTCAGCCCCGACGAGGTCCTGGCGATCGCCCGCGAGGGGGCCGCCCAGGGGTGCCGCGAGGTGCTCCTCACCCTCGGCGACCGCCCCGAGGACCGCTGGCCCGCCGCCCGCGAGTGGCTCGACGCCCACGGGTACGACGACACGCTCTCCTACGTGCGGGCCATGTCCGTGCGGATCCTCGAGGAGACGGGGCTCCTGCCCCACCTCAACCCCGGCGTCATGTCGTGGTCGGAGCTCCAGCGGCTCAAGCCCGTCGCGCCGTCCATGGGGATGATGCTCGAGACGACGGCGACCCGGCTCTGGAGCGAGCCCGGCGGCCCCCACTTCGGCAGCCCCGACAAGGAGCCGGCCGTCCGGCTGCGCGTGCTCGAGGACGCCGGTCGCGTGGGCGTCCCCTTCACCACCGGGATCCTCGTCGGCATCGGCGAGACGCCCGCCGAGCGGGTCGACGCGCTGCTCGCGATCCGCCGCGTGGCCCGCGAGTACGGCGGCGTCCAGGAGGTCATCGTCCAGAACTTCCGGGCGAAGGAGGCCACCGCCATGCAGGCGGCGCCGGACCTCGACCGGGACACCTACCTCGCCACGCTCGCCGTCGCCCGCGTCCTCCTCGGCCCGACGGTGACGCTCCAGGCGCCGCCCAACCTCTCCGACCCCGGGGACGTCGCGGCGCTGCTGGCCTCGGGCGTCGACGACTGGGGCGGCGTCTCGCCGGTGACGCCCGACCACGTCAACCCCGAGCGGCCGTGGCCGCACCTCGACGACCTCGAGCGGTGGACGGCGGACGCGGGCCTCGGCCTGGCGCAGCGGCTCACCGTCCACCCGCGCTTCGTGCGGGGCGCGCTCGAGCGCGACGAGGCGTGGCTCGACCCGCGCCTGCACCCGCACGTGCGGGCGCTCGCCGACCCGGCCACGGGTCTCGCGGACCCGTCGACGCAGCCCGTCGGGCTGGCGTGGCAGGAGCCGGACGGCGGCCTCGCCGCCACGGGCGCCGGCTCGGGCCGTACCGGGCTGCACGTCGAGGTCGACACCACGGGGCGCACCGACGACCGCCGCGGCGACTTCGACGAGGTGTACGGCGACTGGTCCGCCGTCGCCGAGCGCGTGCCGGCGCAGGACCGCCGCGGCGGGACGTCGTCGACGCCGCCCCGTCTCGACGGCGAGGTGGCCGCCGCCCTCCGCGCCGCCGAGCGCGACCCCGCCGGGTGCTCCGACGACCAGTACCTCGCGCTCGTCACCGCCGACGGCGCGGCGCTCGACGCCCTCGCCGCGCTCGCCGACGGCCTGCGGCGCGACACCGTCGGCGACGACGTGACCTACGTCGTGAACCGGAACATCAACTTCACCAACGTCTGCTACGTCGGCTGCCGGTTCTGCGCCTTCGCGCAGCGCAAGACCGACGCGGACGCGTACACGCTCTCGCTCGAGCAGATCTCCGAGCGCACCCGGGAGGCGCGGGACGTGTGGGGCGCCACGGAGGTGTGCCTGCAGGGCGGCATCTCGCCCGACCTCGGCCCGACGGCGTACGTGGACATCGTCCGGGCCGTCAAGGACGCGGTGCCGGACATGCACGTCCACGCCTTCTCGCCGATGGAGGTCGCGACGGCCTCGGCCAAGCGCGGCATCTCCGTGCGGGCGTGGCTCGAGGAGGTGCAGGAGGCCGGGCTCGGCAGCATCCCGGGGACCGCGGCGGAGATCCTCGACGACGAGGTCCGCTGGGTCCTCACCAAGGGCAAGCTGCCGACGGCGGCGTGGCTCGACGTCGTCGCGACGGCGCACTCCCTCGGCATCCCCAGCTCGAGCACGATGATGTACGGCCACGTCGACGCGCCGCGGCACTGGGTGGCGCACCTGCGGACCCTCGCGGCGCTGCAGGACCGCACGGGCGGGCTCACCGAGTTCGTGCCCCTGCCCTTCGTCCACACGTCCTCGCCCGTCTACCTCGCCGGTCTCGCCCGGCCGGGACCGACGCTGCGCGACAACCGGGCCGTCCACGCGCTCGCGCGGGTGATGCTCCACGGCCGGGTCGACCACGTGCAGACCTCCTGGGTGAAGCTCGGCGTCGAGGGGACGCGCGCCATGCTCACCGGCGGCGCGGACGACCTCGGGGGCACGCTCATGGAGGAGACGATCAGCCGGATGGCGGGCTCCGAGCACGGGTCCGCCAAGTCCGTCGCCGAGATCACCGAGATCGCCGCCGGCGTCGGCCGTCCGGTGCGGGAGCGCACGACGACGTACGGCGCGGTGCCCGTCCGGCGCCCCGTCTGA
- a CDS encoding 5'/3'-nucleotidase SurE, with translation MSTPDAAGSAQARPCALVTNDDGVEGLGLAPLAAAAVAAGYDVVVAAPSRDRSGASAAVDAELDGDRLPVVEVALPWPDATGPGLDADDPKAWAAEARQHEGTDRLRVLAVAASPAFCVRAGLRGAFGRVPDLVLSGVNHGLNTGAAVLHSGTVGAALTATVFGVRGLAVSAGTVPGRGLDVAPATWGAVVRVVAGTLRWVEEHEPVGTLSVNVPHVGLGDELRGLRAATLASAGTAQGVAFERGEGWVRLQAPTPEADGPEDEGSDTVLLAQGWATATLLGPVEQRAGDELDLGDLAGPAAG, from the coding sequence GTGAGCACCCCCGACGCCGCCGGGAGCGCGCAGGCACGGCCCTGCGCGCTCGTCACCAACGACGACGGCGTGGAGGGCCTCGGCCTCGCCCCGCTGGCCGCGGCGGCCGTGGCGGCGGGCTACGACGTCGTCGTGGCCGCGCCGTCGCGCGACCGCAGCGGCGCGAGCGCCGCCGTCGACGCGGAGCTCGACGGCGACCGGCTGCCCGTCGTCGAGGTGGCCCTGCCGTGGCCCGACGCCACCGGCCCGGGCCTCGACGCGGACGACCCCAAGGCGTGGGCCGCCGAGGCCCGGCAGCACGAGGGCACCGACCGGCTGCGCGTGCTCGCCGTCGCGGCCAGCCCGGCGTTCTGCGTCCGCGCCGGCCTGCGCGGCGCCTTCGGCCGCGTCCCCGACCTCGTCCTGTCCGGCGTCAACCACGGCCTCAACACCGGGGCCGCGGTGCTGCACTCGGGCACCGTGGGCGCCGCGCTGACCGCCACCGTCTTCGGCGTCCGCGGGCTCGCCGTCTCCGCGGGGACCGTCCCCGGGCGTGGCCTCGACGTCGCCCCGGCCACGTGGGGCGCCGTCGTCCGCGTCGTCGCGGGCACGCTGCGGTGGGTCGAGGAGCACGAGCCCGTCGGCACGCTGAGCGTCAACGTGCCCCACGTCGGCCTCGGGGACGAGCTCCGCGGCCTGCGGGCCGCGACGCTGGCCTCGGCCGGCACCGCCCAGGGCGTCGCCTTCGAGCGCGGCGAGGGCTGGGTGCGCCTGCAGGCGCCGACCCCGGAGGCCGACGGGCCGGAGGACGAGGGCAGCGACACCGTCCTGCTCGCGCAGGGGTGGGCGACGGCGACCCTCCTCGGGCCCGTCGAGCAGCGCGCCGGGGACGAGCTCGACCTCGGCGACCTCGCCGGGCCCGCCGCGGGCTGA
- a CDS encoding NUDIX hydrolase N-terminal domain-containing protein: MPPDAQPSSPSPAAGGDDAAERVRRVAVRLAALAQSGLAFTPTDYDRERFATARSLAAELLAVLEGDGSAGAGALALELEHRDTGYATPKVDVRGVLLDEDERVLLMRERSDGRWSAPGGWADPGDTPVTAVLREVREETGYAAEVEKLVGCWDRDARGHRPPMSVGVVKLFFLCRATGDVRPPDELETLEIGWFSLDDLPELSQGRVTAEELERCRAHRRDPSLPTELD, encoded by the coding sequence GTGCCCCCGGACGCCCAGCCCTCCTCGCCCTCCCCCGCCGCCGGTGGCGACGACGCCGCCGAGCGCGTCCGCCGGGTCGCCGTCCGCCTGGCCGCCCTGGCGCAGAGCGGTCTCGCCTTCACGCCCACCGACTACGACCGGGAGCGCTTCGCCACGGCCCGGTCGCTGGCCGCCGAGTTGCTGGCGGTGCTGGAGGGCGACGGCTCGGCGGGCGCCGGTGCCCTCGCGCTCGAGCTGGAGCACCGCGACACCGGGTACGCCACCCCGAAGGTCGACGTCCGCGGCGTCCTGCTCGACGAGGACGAGCGCGTCCTGCTCATGCGCGAGCGCAGCGACGGCCGCTGGTCGGCGCCCGGCGGGTGGGCCGACCCGGGCGACACCCCCGTCACGGCGGTGCTGCGCGAGGTGCGCGAGGAGACGGGGTACGCCGCCGAGGTCGAGAAGCTCGTCGGCTGCTGGGACCGCGACGCCCGCGGCCACCGCCCGCCCATGAGCGTGGGCGTCGTCAAGCTCTTCTTCCTGTGCCGGGCGACGGGCGACGTCCGCCCGCCGGACGAGCTCGAGACCCTCGAGATCGGCTGGTTCTCCCTCGACGACCTGCCCGAGCTGAGCCAGGGCCGGGTCACGGCGGAGGAGCTCGAGCGGTGCCGCGCGCACCGGCGCGACCCCTCGCTGCCGACCGAGCTCGACTGA